The Miltoncostaea marina DNA window GCTGGATCTCCACGTGCACGTTGCCGGGCCCGAAGTCGCGCGCCAGGTCGCGCACGGCCTGGAGGGCGGCCCGCCGCTCGCCCGCCGCGACCAGCCGCGGCACGAGGCCGTGGCGGGCGCAGCCGGTGAGGCACACGAGGCCCGCCGCGTGGGGGCCGAGCGCGTCGCGGTCGAGCGCGGGCGGTAGGGGGCGCCGGTCGGGCGGCGGCCGCGTGTCCCGGTGGGCGATCGTGACGAGCCGGCAGAGGTTGGCGTACCCGCGCGCGTCGGCCGCCAACAGCGTGAGATGCGAGCCGTCGCGCAGGGTGAGCTCGGCGCCCGTGATCGGGCGCACCCCGCACGCGCGCGCCGCGTGCGCGAACGCCAGCGAGCCGCACAGGCCGTCGTGGTCGGTGAGCGCGAGCGCGGCGTGGTCCATCCGCGCCGCCGCCTCGGCCATCTCCTCGGGGGCCGAGGCGCCGTCGAGGAAGCTGAAGGCCGAGTGGGCGTGGAGCTCGACGTAGGGGGTCCGGGCCATGGGGGAACGCATGTTCGTACCGGCCCGGCCCCGATGCAAGCGGGCGCGGCGCGATGCGACGCGGCCCCGCCCGGGGGCTCAGCGCGGCCCGCCCGCCTCCGGCCGCCACGCGGGCGCGTACATCCCCGCGTCCGGCCCCGAGCGCGTGATCCGCCGCGCCGGTCCGCCGGCCGCGGGGACCAGGTACAGATCCTGCCGGCCGTGGCGCACGGCGTACACCGCGATCCAGCGGCCGTCCGGCGACCACGCCGGGTCGAGCTCCGCCCACGGCGTGCGCGTCAGGCGGTACGCGCCCGTGCCGTCGGCGTCGACCAGGTACAGGTCGCCGTCGCGCGCCACGACGAGCCGGCGCCCGTCCGGCGACCAGCTCGGCGCCGCCCCGGCCGTCAGCGGGCGCGCCCGTCCGCCGGCCGCCGGGGCGATCAGCACGCGCGGCCGGCCGCGCGCGTCGTCGCGCGTGACCGCCAGGCGCCGTCCCTCGGGCGACCACGCGGGCGCGTAGGCGTCGCGCAGCAGCCGGCGCAGCCCCGTGCCGTCGGGGCGCACGACCCACACGGCCGACGAGCACCCGGTCGACTCGATGCGGCCGCCGTCGCCGGCGAACGCGATCAGGCGTCCGTCGGGGGACCACGCCGGGTCGAGCGCGAAACCGCCCGCGCGGGTGACGCGCACGATGCGGCGGCCGTCGGCCGTCACCGCATGGATCTCCCAGCGGCGGCCGCCGTCCGTGGTGCGCGAGAACGCGATCCGGCGCCCGTCGGGCGACCACGACGGCTCGCCGTCGATCCCCCGCCCGCCGGTGATCACCCGCACCGGCCCGCCCGCCGCAGCGACCCGGACCAGGTCGGCGTCGTCGCCGTGGCCGCGGACGGCGACGAGCGTCCCCGAGGCCGGGACGGCCTGCGCGGCCGGCGGGGCGGCGAGCGCGCCCGCGACGAGGAGGGCGGCGAGGGCGGCACGGGTCATGGGACGAGCGTCCTCCCGCCGGGCGGCGGGCGCGTCCGGTCCCCCCCGGTGGCGGCTGCGGGAAACCGGCACCTCCGGCGCATCGGCGGCCGCCGCGCCCCGGGCCGCACGGCGCGGGCCTGGCCGGCCGGTGCACGAGGGCGACGGGCGCGGGTGCGGGCGGCGTGGCCGTGGGTAGAGGAGCGGCATGCGCGAGGTCGCGCCGCCGTCCGAGGGCGAGAGCCTCTCCGAGGCCATCCGGCGCGCGCCCGCGCGCGAGGTGGTCGTGCGGCCGCTCACGATCGTCGTCCTGCTGGGCACGATCCTGCTCGTCGGCACGGTGGTCTGGGTGCTGCTCAGCGCCTGGCAGGTGGTCTCGTGGATCGTGATCGCCGCGTTCCTCGCCGTCGCCCTCATGCCGGCGGTCGACGCGCTCGAGCGGCGCGGGATGCCCAACGCCCCCGCGGTGACGGTCGTGGCCGTGCTCGCCCTCGGCGCGATGGGGCTGCTCGCCTGGGCCCTGATCCCGCCGCTCATCGCGCAGACCACCGAGCTCGTCCGCGCCGTGCCGGACGCCCTCGACGAGATGGCGCGCGGGCGGGGGCCGCTGGGGTTCCTCGAGCGCGAGTACGGCCTCGTCGAGCGGGCGCGCGAGGCGGCCGCCCAGACCGACGGCGCCACGGTGCTCGGCTTCACCTCGCCCGCCATCGGGTTGCTGCGCGGCCTCGTCACCG harbors:
- a CDS encoding TolB family protein, which encodes MTRAALAALLVAGALAAPPAAQAVPASGTLVAVRGHGDDADLVRVAAAGGPVRVITGGRGIDGEPSWSPDGRRIAFSRTTDGGRRWEIHAVTADGRRIVRVTRAGGFALDPAWSPDGRLIAFAGDGGRIESTGCSSAVWVVRPDGTGLRRLLRDAYAPAWSPEGRRLAVTRDDARGRPRVLIAPAAGGRARPLTAGAAPSWSPDGRRLVVARDGDLYLVDADGTGAYRLTRTPWAELDPAWSPDGRWIAVYAVRHGRQDLYLVPAAGGPARRITRSGPDAGMYAPAWRPEAGGPR